CCTGGCGGGCGCTGGAGGAACGCACCAACCGCCTGGCAGACGCATTGAGCCGCAAGGGAGTTCGTCGCGGCGACCGCGTCGCCACCCTCACCCTGAACAGTCCGCAGATGATGGAGATCTTCTTCGCCGTCGCGAAACTGGGCGCGATCACCGTGCCGGTGAACTTCCGACTGTCGGCCCGCGAGGTGGCGTATGTGCTGAACGACTCCGGCGCCATCGCGCTGTTCGCCTCGACGAGCCTGTGCGATCTTGCCGATGCGGCCCTGGAGGAAGTCGCTTCGGTGCGCATCCGCGTCGCGGTGCCGACCGCGGCCGAGCGGGCCGAGTCGGGCGAGGGCGACTACGGCGACCTCGTGGCCGGCGGCGACCCCGAACGGGTCGAGCGGCCCGTCGACGACACCGACGTCTGCGTGATCATGTACACATCGGGCACCACCGGACGTCCCAAGGGCGCGATGCTCACCCACCGCAACTTCCAGTACAACGCGATGAACGGGTTCGGGTTCGGCGACGGCTACAACCGCAACGACATCACGATCTCCTCGGCACCGCTGTTCCACATCGGCGCCCTCGGCGTGCATACCCTGCCGTTCGCGTACGTCGGCGGGTCGGTGGTGATCACCGAAGCGTTCGACCCGTCGAGCTGGCTCGACCTCGTCGCGAAGTATCGCGTCACCAAGGCATTCTTGGTGCCGGCGATGTGGGCGGCTGTCGCGCAGGCGATCCCGGCCGCCGAGCGTGACCTCAGTTCGCTCACCTTCGCGATCACCGGCGGCGCACCGTGCCCCATCCCGGTGATCCGCGCACTGCATGCGGCCGGAATGGAGTTCACCGAGGGGTTCGGCATGACCGAGACCTCGCCCAGCGTCGCCTGTCTGCAACCCGAGGACGTGCTCGAACACGCGGGGTCGATCGGTCGGCCACTGATGCACGTCGACTACCGCATCGTCGAGGAGTCCGGCCGCGAGGTACCGGTGAACACCGTGGGTGAGTTGTGCCTGCGCGGACCGAGCATCTTCGTCGGCTACTGGGACCGTGTCGATGCCACGAACGAGGCGCTGCGCGACGGGTGGTTCCACACCGGCGACATGGCCAAGGTCGACGCCGACGGCTACATCACCCTCGTCGACCGCAAGAAGGACATGGTGATCACCGGCGGCGAGAACGTCTACCCGATCGAGGTCGAACTCGTGATGTACGAGCACCCCGACGTGCAGGAAGTGGCCGTCATCGGCGTGCCCGACGACAAGTGGGGCGAGAGCGTCACAGCGGTCGTCGCGCTGCGCGACGGCGCCACGACCGATGCCCAGGCCCTCCGCGAGTGGACGCTCGAACGCATCGCCCACTTCAAGGCCCCGCGGGAGGTGCACCTCGTCGACGCACTCCCCCGCAACGCCACGGGAAAGATCCTCAAGCGCGACCTTCGCGTGACCTACACCGGCAGCAGCAGCCAGGTCACCCGCTGAGATCGCGTCTCGCACGACGCACCGCATCGGCTACTTCGTCGGCAGCCTGTCCACCGAATCGATCAACCGCAGCCTCGCCAACGCCCTCACCCGGCTCGCTCCGGTGTCGCTGGAGTTCCACGAGATCGAGATCGGCAAACTCCCCCTCGCCGCCCCGCAGATGAACGCCCCGGAGGCGTACATCCAACTGGTCCCGGGTGCGATCAACGCCGACGGCGAGGTCAGCGACGACGAACTCGAGTGGCTGCTGCGTGACTTCATGGCCGAGTTCGCCACCTTCGTCGAGCGCGTGCTGACGGTCTTGCCGCAGCCGGGCAACTAGCGCACTCGCCGGTCAGGCGCTCCACCGCAGGTCGAGTCGCTCGGCCAGTATCAATTCGACGACGCTGCCGCTCGTGTGCGGTGCCGCAATGACGGCGCCGGGCACGGGTGGCGCGGTCGACCGATAGGTCTTGCCCGTCGGTGTCGTGATCTTGATCGTGTGTCCGTGACCGGGCGGCGGATCGACTCCGCCGTCGCCGGCCGGATCGCCGTGTACCACCCGCACCGTCCACC
This genomic stretch from Calidifontibacter indicus harbors:
- a CDS encoding acyl-CoA synthetase — encoded protein: MDRGFGDWPTRHALRNADHTAYVDAVSGATTTWRALEERTNRLADALSRKGVRRGDRVATLTLNSPQMMEIFFAVAKLGAITVPVNFRLSAREVAYVLNDSGAIALFASTSLCDLADAALEEVASVRIRVAVPTAAERAESGEGDYGDLVAGGDPERVERPVDDTDVCVIMYTSGTTGRPKGAMLTHRNFQYNAMNGFGFGDGYNRNDITISSAPLFHIGALGVHTLPFAYVGGSVVITEAFDPSSWLDLVAKYRVTKAFLVPAMWAAVAQAIPAAERDLSSLTFAITGGAPCPIPVIRALHAAGMEFTEGFGMTETSPSVACLQPEDVLEHAGSIGRPLMHVDYRIVEESGREVPVNTVGELCLRGPSIFVGYWDRVDATNEALRDGWFHTGDMAKVDADGYITLVDRKKDMVITGGENVYPIEVELVMYEHPDVQEVAVIGVPDDKWGESVTAVVALRDGATTDAQALREWTLERIAHFKAPREVHLVDALPRNATGKILKRDLRVTYTGSSSQVTR